The following proteins are co-located in the Paenibacillus sp. JNUCC32 genome:
- a CDS encoding energy-coupling factor transporter transmembrane component T family protein, whose amino-acid sequence MQWLKLLSFGPSMNTRSFLQDLDPRSKLIFTATYLSLVTISNDLVSVVFYAIVGLSLVLAARLPLAYLWNGLLGLLPLLLTLFCFHMLLGSLKNAILLPCKLIFFITTAIALNATTPPTKLADGLEAILRPLTLVRFPVQNFVFMISVAFRFIPLFIDETDSMLKSQKVKHACYKGEGLRTTTQSLLQLLVALFVAVLRRANQLALAMDARCYLPGNKIRARRLQYGWRDWMTILSALALLLIHMLLKGEVFER is encoded by the coding sequence ATGCAATGGTTGAAGCTGCTGTCTTTCGGGCCGTCTATGAACACGCGCTCTTTTTTGCAAGACTTGGATCCTCGTTCAAAACTTATCTTTACAGCGACATATTTATCTTTGGTAACCATCTCAAATGATCTAGTCAGCGTGGTTTTCTATGCAATCGTTGGATTGTCGTTGGTTCTCGCCGCCCGATTGCCGCTAGCTTATTTATGGAACGGTCTGCTGGGTTTGCTTCCCCTGCTGCTCACGCTGTTTTGTTTCCACATGCTATTAGGCAGTCTTAAAAATGCAATTCTCCTGCCTTGCAAGCTCATTTTTTTTATCACAACGGCTATAGCGCTCAATGCAACAACCCCTCCGACCAAGCTGGCAGACGGTTTAGAGGCCATCCTACGCCCGCTTACTCTCGTTCGATTTCCAGTTCAGAATTTCGTATTTATGATCTCGGTGGCCTTCCGGTTTATTCCGCTCTTTATCGATGAAACCGACTCCATGTTGAAATCGCAAAAAGTGAAACACGCGTGTTATAAAGGCGAAGGTCTTCGAACCACAACACAATCTCTTCTCCAGCTTCTCGTTGCTCTGTTCGTTGCCGTGCTTCGCCGTGCGAACCAACTGGCTCTCGCGATGGACGCTCGTTGTTACTTACCGGGAAATAAAATCCGGGCACGCCGTTTACAGTATGGTTGGCGCGATTGGATGACGATCCTTTCTGCGCTGGCTCTGCTTCTGATCCATATGCTGTTGAAAGGAGAAGTTTTTGAACGATGA
- a CDS encoding phosphotransferase family protein, with amino-acid sequence MLYTLGQKIGEGGCSEVFEVGNNRIIKLAKENTSFEALRREYLNNCIAWECGLPIPQPFELTKMSGRPGIVFEHIAGKTMMERFFNQVIVSHNNEVKQADVQLTAQLLFRVHQALAEGKELPCQKSIIKSNILSVNYLSASEKESAISLLESLETKQCLCHGDPNPRNVIVKDDGEAILLDWMNATIGNPEADIAEYIVMIRYAVLPSSFPEETRDMFDSIREDLIDIFIDEYYRLSGISYDDVEPWIIPILARKLSADAISDVEKKKLVAEIRRDLGKQKNRV; translated from the coding sequence ATGTTATATACATTAGGACAAAAAATCGGAGAAGGTGGATGCTCTGAGGTTTTCGAAGTAGGGAATAATAGAATCATAAAACTAGCCAAAGAGAATACAAGTTTCGAAGCTTTAAGAAGAGAGTATTTGAATAATTGCATCGCTTGGGAATGTGGACTCCCTATTCCTCAGCCTTTTGAGTTAACGAAAATGAGTGGAAGACCGGGGATTGTATTCGAACATATTGCAGGTAAAACTATGATGGAGCGTTTTTTTAATCAGGTTATCGTTAGCCATAACAACGAAGTTAAACAAGCGGACGTCCAGCTTACAGCTCAACTACTATTTCGCGTTCACCAAGCATTAGCTGAAGGTAAGGAATTGCCCTGCCAGAAAAGCATAATAAAATCAAACATTTTGAGTGTTAATTACCTGAGTGCCAGTGAAAAAGAGAGCGCAATTTCCTTATTAGAATCGCTAGAAACGAAACAATGCCTGTGTCATGGTGATCCAAATCCACGCAACGTAATCGTCAAGGATGACGGAGAAGCAATCTTGTTAGACTGGATGAATGCAACCATAGGAAATCCTGAAGCAGATATTGCTGAGTATATTGTAATGATTCGATATGCCGTATTGCCGTCCTCCTTTCCCGAGGAAACTAGAGATATGTTTGATTCGATTCGTGAGGATCTAATTGACATATTTATAGACGAATACTATAGACTCTCTGGGATTTCTTATGATGATGTAGAGCCTTGGATAATACCGATTTTAGCAAGGAAATTGTCTGCTGATGCCATATCTGATGTTGAGAAGAAGAAGCTAGTTGCAGAGATAAGAAGAGACTTAGGGAAACAGAAAAATCGAGTGTAG
- a CDS encoding DinB family protein, with product MELQEIKQKLKETRDELFGILTGLSGDQLNQQKDLNSWSISQVCQHLFKTEELYVVAIKKGLKSKEDSFIENKSVEFLLDRSQKLEAPDIAKPTDEFLEYEEIIEKLNNSRQKLLELLNTVEDESVLSRRHFMHPVFKDMLLIEWVKSLYLHEQRHINQINEIIDRLK from the coding sequence ATGGAGCTTCAAGAAATCAAACAAAAATTAAAAGAGACCAGAGACGAATTATTTGGAATTCTTACTGGGTTGAGCGGAGATCAATTAAACCAACAGAAAGACTTAAACAGTTGGAGTATTAGTCAGGTCTGTCAACATCTTTTTAAAACAGAGGAATTATATGTCGTAGCTATAAAGAAAGGGTTAAAGAGCAAAGAAGATTCGTTTATAGAAAATAAATCAGTCGAATTTCTGCTTGATAGAAGTCAAAAGCTAGAAGCTCCTGACATCGCTAAACCAACGGATGAATTTTTAGAATATGAAGAGATCATTGAGAAACTAAACAATTCAAGACAGAAGTTACTTGAGCTATTAAATACAGTAGAAGACGAGTCAGTGCTGAGTAGAAGACATTTTATGCACCCAGTCTTTAAAGATATGTTATTAATTGAATGGGTTAAATCACTGTACTTACATGAACAAAGGCATATTAATCAAATAAATGAAATTATAGATAGACTTAAGTAA
- a CDS encoding ankyrin repeat domain-containing protein — protein MGKKKKNLPKNFDELIEAGDLSALQEVFTRCELDARGGYSKSTALSFYQVPNELVRWLVEQGADINARDNYGATPLHKHAMSWCSHTELLLDLGADLEAVDDQNETPLFAAAGSFKPKAVHTLVAKGANISAINKMRQTPLEKALAMCRNADIVNMAEVADILLNAGTTVTPEMQDSIKRIGNDFEFHREGFNKEYLNQTDEALLRLYELFDVPPVEKRKTHDGASSITVSTKGWQAQHHELWNLLIPSKGHAKTVQGEVIRITGKVSYEILDNGGMNWDDQYRKMLNRLIHYFSLGTPLNPASLQEAGILAKELHNGNGSDEPARLCELAVHWVLSNPNPITLEQPDYKR, from the coding sequence ATGGGCAAGAAGAAAAAAAACTTACCGAAAAATTTTGATGAACTCATTGAAGCAGGCGATTTATCCGCATTACAAGAGGTATTTACCCGATGCGAATTGGATGCCCGTGGCGGTTACAGTAAATCAACAGCCTTGAGCTTTTACCAAGTACCGAATGAATTGGTTCGCTGGCTCGTAGAACAGGGTGCTGATATCAATGCTAGAGACAATTACGGAGCAACGCCTCTGCACAAACATGCCATGAGTTGGTGTAGTCATACGGAGCTGCTGCTTGATTTGGGTGCAGATCTGGAAGCCGTTGATGATCAGAACGAGACACCGTTATTTGCCGCCGCAGGTTCATTTAAACCAAAAGCGGTTCACACGTTGGTTGCTAAAGGCGCTAATATCAGCGCAATAAATAAAATGAGACAGACTCCATTAGAAAAAGCTTTGGCCATGTGCAGGAACGCGGACATTGTCAATATGGCGGAAGTTGCCGATATTTTGCTAAACGCTGGAACAACTGTAACGCCGGAGATGCAAGACTCTATTAAGCGAATCGGAAACGACTTTGAATTTCACAGAGAAGGTTTTAATAAAGAATATTTGAATCAAACCGATGAGGCACTTTTACGTCTATATGAGCTATTTGATGTTCCTCCAGTAGAGAAGCGAAAGACGCACGACGGCGCCTCTTCGATAACAGTATCAACAAAGGGATGGCAGGCACAACATCATGAACTCTGGAATTTACTCATTCCTTCAAAAGGACATGCAAAAACCGTACAGGGTGAGGTTATCCGGATTACTGGTAAAGTGTCATACGAAATTTTAGATAATGGCGGTATGAATTGGGATGATCAATATCGTAAAATGCTCAATCGTTTGATACATTACTTTAGCTTGGGTACACCATTAAATCCCGCTTCACTTCAGGAGGCAGGAATATTAGCGAAAGAACTTCACAACGGAAATGGCAGCGATGAGCCTGCGAGACTGTGCGAGCTGGCAGTGCATTGGGTTCTCAGCAATCCGAATCCTATTACTCTGGAGCAGCCTGACTATAAGCGATAA